The region TCCCTCAATCTTTACAATAAAACCAAATTTCTAGAGAGAGATTCAAGAGAAAATGGACAAAATTATACACCTAATCTTTCCCAACTTGTCCTACAAATTTATGTGGTGGTACATTTTTTTGTTTCACTGTTCATTATTCAGCAACCTAACAAGccccaatttatttattcacaCTAGCTACGATTTTTCCATTCCAAACAATTCAATTATTCAATTGATTTCAGGTATAAATTTAAAGATGTCGGTTTCCATGTCCTTTACCCGTAGATTTACTCCAAATTTAtatcccttctctctctccagATCACGACAAATTGTTCGTTTTGATTGGTGATTCAATTCAACTTTGTTTGTTCCTTTTAGCACTATTGTTTAATGTTCATAAATCGTTGGCTTTAATTACTGGTTTATGTTGATATAAGATTTTGgttaaattagtaaaaaaatgaaaacactcATCAATAATTGGTCAAATTACAGTTAAACACTactataaatattatttaattacacAATCAATTATCCAAACTCTATCCAACTCTTACACTACTATGATCATTGGTGTCGACAAATCCAGTCCGTGGAGCGCAGAGGCGCACTGACGTCAGCGCCTTGTCGAAATGCTTAGCTTTAGTCCCCAAATATTCAGTCCAAGTAATCGGCCTATACATTTGGGGGTGAGAGTGATCGACTAGTTTCGAAATTGGGCTTATCTTGACGCTTGTTGGGGGGCCATACAGGTACGCCACGGAGAGGCGGTGCTGGGTCCGGTTCACCATGGCCCGGTGGAGCACGCTCGGGTACGACCCGTTGGACAGTATGTGCATCAGGTCGCCCACGTGCACCACGAGCGCCCCCGGGTGCGGGGGCACCGTGGTCCACCTCCTGGCCCCCTCCCGGAGCACCTGGAGCCCGTTCGTGTTGCTCTGGTGGAGGACGGTCAGGATGGTGGAGTCCGTGTGCGCTGCCAGCCCCATGGCCCGGTCAGGGTCCGGGCAGGCAGGGTAAGAGTTCATCTGGAGGGCCGCGCACCCTTCTTGGGTGCCGTGCCTCTTCGGGCTGGCCCACTTGACGTCGTCGCTCGACACGCCTAGCGAGCCCAGCATCAGCCACATCAGCCTTCCAGCTAGTTTGTTCATAGCCTTTTGGTATTCGTCCACCGTATTGCTGAAGTGAAACACGAgacgaaaattaattaattaatatatttttttaggaaaaGGACATGGTTTTTTACAAACTCATATTCCTTAAAAATAGGGATTTTGGGGACGTTACAAATTTTAATACTCCGTTCCACAAAAAATATCCacctttttgttttattttgtgttatttAAGATGTTCACTTtccatatttgaaaacaaatttATCTCCCATCTCTCATCACTCCTCATTAAAACACCCAACTACCTTTCCTCTCTTTACATTATTACActgaatatttttttctaaaactccGTGCCACTCAAAATTGTGGACATCTTGTGTGAGATGGAGATAGtatgaaattggtaaagtaaaaaaggtagaaagaaaaagttacgaAGATATtgttaaagaaaaaaattgctAAAAATAACATATCAAAATGGTAAAAGAAGACTATTTTTGGGTATGGAGTATTTTGTGGCATACCAAAATTGATGGTGACGATGGTCGTGGGGCCAGAGGAGGCGGGCGTGGTCGGTGGGGGACCCGGTAATGGTGAAGCCCTCGGACCACATGAGCTTGGGGAAGAAGGAGGAGATACGGGCCACGCCATAACCCGACACACCGTCGGCTGCACGCGCCGCCTTCATCTTCTGGTGCATGGGGAGGGAGAAAAGGCTTCTGCCCGTCTGCTCGATTTCGTCTAGCAAATTATTGGGGACGCCGTGGTTGATGACTTGGAACACGCCCCAGGTCTTGCATGCATGCCCTATCAGCTCCTGGGCGCTCCCGTCGTTCATATCAATGATGGGGACGCCCTCGGGATCCGGGCCGTCGCAGCCACCGACGTCGAGGGGCGGTGACGTCCATGCATGGGTGTCTGGGAGCTCCTTCACGGAGTTGAGGTCTAGGAATTTGTGGGCATCTGAGAGTGCTATTGAAggcatgtttttttttcttttttttttttttgtatttctcCTTTCTTGTTATAGGGAGGAAGAGGAGTACGGCTAGGTTATGATCGTGGGAAGAAAATGTGATGTAGGTTGAAGAGATGGGTGTGTTGTGTATATATAGATGAGGAGGAGATGGTGACCTCTCATTGTGGTGTAGTTTTTGTGTTTATTTAGtgagtttgtgtgtgtgtgtatgtgtgtgtgtgcataTATTTGATTGGTGTTTATTTGGGCTTTAGTGGAATTGATTTTAGTGGgaggggtggggtggggtggtgCAAGATTACAAGAtatgaaactttttcttgaaATATATAGAGTATCACACAACAAACAATCATCTCATCCCCCATAAAACatatgatattttctaaataacaCTCTTGCACCATGTTGCCTTTTTAT is a window of Salvia splendens isolate huo1 chromosome 3, SspV2, whole genome shotgun sequence DNA encoding:
- the LOC121795114 gene encoding gibberellin 3-beta-dioxygenase 1-like; this translates as MPSIALSDAHKFLDLNSVKELPDTHAWTSPPLDVGGCDGPDPEGVPIIDMNDGSAQELIGHACKTWGVFQVINHGVPNNLLDEIEQTGRSLFSLPMHQKMKAARAADGVSGYGVARISSFFPKLMWSEGFTITGSPTDHARLLWPHDHRHHQFCNTVDEYQKAMNKLAGRLMWLMLGSLGVSSDDVKWASPKRHGTQEGCAALQMNSYPACPDPDRAMGLAAHTDSTILTVLHQSNTNGLQVLREGARRWTTVPPHPGALVVHVGDLMHILSNGSYPSVLHRAMVNRTQHRLSVAYLYGPPTSVKISPISKLVDHSHPQMYRPITWTEYLGTKAKHFDKALTSVRLCAPRTGFVDTNDHSSVRVG